ATGCTGGGCCGCAAAAACCTGACGCGCGGCGTCAAGGTGGAAGTGGGCAACGAGGAGGCTGCCATCGATCTTGCCATCATCGGCGAGTACGGCGCCAAGCTCCCCGAGGTCTGCTGCAAGGTGCAGGAGAACGTCCGCAAGGCGGTGGAGACCATGACGGGCCTGCACGTGGTGGAGGTCAATATAAGCGTATTGGGCGTCAACACGGAGAAAAAGCCCAAGGAGCCCGCCGAAGCGCAGCAAAATGCCGGGCGCGTTCGTTAAATGAGGCAAAAAGGCCCTCTGATGCTCCATCAGAGGGTTATTGCTATACAGGGCTTTTAAAAGCTTGCAATACAAGAACTGTGAGGAGGACAAGCTATGAAGTTGGGTTTTGGTCGCCGCCTCTGCCTGGTGGTGCTGATGCTTGCGTGCATCGCGCTTTCTCTTGCGGCAATTGCGCTGGTTTGGTACGCGCCGCTCTATGATTTGGTGCTGGACTACGCCACGCGCATGGTGATTCCCTGGTATGTCGCGGCCATCGTCACGGCAGTGGCGCTGGCGGCGCTTGTGATGGCGTTTGTCCTTCTGTTTATGGGCGCGCGCAAGAAGACGCCCGAGGATATCCTGGTACGCAGCGACGAGGGTGGCAAGGTCATCATCTCTACCCAGGCGGTATCGGCTTTGGTGCAGAGCGCGGTGAAGCCCATCGCTGAGCTGCGGGATATGCGCGTGCGCATCCTGCCGCGCGAGCGCAGCGTGGATATTGAGATGAAGGTTATCGTGCGCCCTGAGACGGATATCCCCGCTGTGACGGAGAAGATGCAGCAGGATATCAGGTCCTATGTCGGCGCGCATACCGGCATCGGCGTGGGCACGGTCAACATCGCGGTGGTGGCGTCGCCGGCGCAGGGTGAGGAAGTTTCCCTCAGTGCGGCCGCCCGCGTCAGATAAGGGGGAGAGCGCATGGGCGAAAAGTGGTTGACGTTCTTTCGAGAGAACAAAAGCAAGGTCATCGGCGCGCTCATCGGCCTTGCGATCGGCATCATCATACTGAGCATTGGTTTCTGGCGCACGCTGTTCCTGGCGCTCTGCGTGGGCGTGGGCTACGCGCTGGGCATCGCCTTTACCTCCGAGAGCAACCTGGGGCACGCGCTGCGCAGGATCTTTCACATAAGAAAGAGGAACACATTCGATGAGTAGAACGATGGCACGGGAGTCCGCAATGCGTCTTGTATACCAGTGGGCCATGGCAGGCGGCCCTTGGGAGGAAGTGCTCGCCCAGTCCATGGAAGATGTGCGGCTCAACCCGCTGGACTTGCTCTATGTCAAGGATACCATGGAGGGCGTGCAGGCGTATATCGACCAGATTGACAGCTACATTACCCAGATGAGCCGCTCCTGGCGCATCGAGCGCATGGCAAAGGTGGACCTCGCCGTGTTGCGGGTGGCTACCTACGAGCTGTGCTTCCGGCAGGATATCCCCGATTCGGTAGCCATCAACGAGGCGGTAGAGCTCTCCAAGCGCTACAGCGCGCCCGAGGCGTCCGCGTTTGTCAACGGCATTCTCTCCTCGCTGGTCAAAAGCAGGGATGCGGGCGAACTAAAGAGCGCGGCGCAGATGCAGCAGGCGTCGCGGGATGCGCAGCAGAAGGAGCAATAACGGCCGTGCAATCGATCTTTTTAGGGTTTGATACTAG
Above is a window of Maliibacterium massiliense DNA encoding:
- a CDS encoding Asp23/Gls24 family envelope stress response protein; its protein translation is MAENNVTEVKKSEQNGQISFADDVIAIIAGLATIEIEGVVAMSGGVADGIAEMLGRKNLTRGVKVEVGNEEAAIDLAIIGEYGAKLPEVCCKVQENVRKAVETMTGLHVVEVNISVLGVNTEKKPKEPAEAQQNAGRVR
- the amaP gene encoding alkaline shock response membrane anchor protein AmaP, with translation MKLGFGRRLCLVVLMLACIALSLAAIALVWYAPLYDLVLDYATRMVIPWYVAAIVTAVALAALVMAFVLLFMGARKKTPEDILVRSDEGGKVIISTQAVSALVQSAVKPIAELRDMRVRILPRERSVDIEMKVIVRPETDIPAVTEKMQQDIRSYVGAHTGIGVGTVNIAVVASPAQGEEVSLSAAARVR
- a CDS encoding DUF2273 domain-containing protein; its protein translation is MGEKWLTFFRENKSKVIGALIGLAIGIIILSIGFWRTLFLALCVGVGYALGIAFTSESNLGHALRRIFHIRKRNTFDE
- the nusB gene encoding transcription antitermination factor NusB, with amino-acid sequence MARESAMRLVYQWAMAGGPWEEVLAQSMEDVRLNPLDLLYVKDTMEGVQAYIDQIDSYITQMSRSWRIERMAKVDLAVLRVATYELCFRQDIPDSVAINEAVELSKRYSAPEASAFVNGILSSLVKSRDAGELKSAAQMQQASRDAQQKEQ